From the Lathyrus oleraceus cultivar Zhongwan6 chromosome 4, CAAS_Psat_ZW6_1.0, whole genome shotgun sequence genome, one window contains:
- the LOC127073700 gene encoding dof zinc finger protein DOF5.4 yields the protein MQEIHSIGAGGTRFFGGGGGDRRLRPHLNNNNNQNNNQALNCPRCDSINTKFCYYNNYNLSQPRHFCKNCRRYWTKGGVLRNVPVGGGCRKSKRSNKPKNSSSSEIADLPTTPPEPENKSNSHSSSESSSLTAAAVTEAVSEPTPPNSNSKINTGLENDSLEQPGAGDCGIFSEIATFTSLITSSNDTLPYGFGNGNTNCNVNGFTDASSFHWQHQKVMTVTGDQPHPHEDALKLLPENLGTGGGSSGSLMDHGIDFSGLQSKTSNGGFGSLDWHGADQGLFDLPNTVDHGYWNHTQWPDQDQDQDHSTLFHLP from the coding sequence ATGCAAGAAATACATTCCATCGGCGCTGGCGGTACCAGGTTCTTCGGCGGCGGAGGCGGCGACCGGAGACTCAGGCCAcatctcaacaacaacaacaaccagaACAACAACCAAGCCTTGAACTGTCCTCGCTGCGACTCCATCAATACGAAATTCTGTTACTACAATAACTACAACCTCTCCCAGCCTCGTCACTTCTGCAAAAACTGCCGTCGGTACTGGACCAAAGGCGGCGTCCTCCGTAACGTCCCTGTCGGTGGCGGTTGCCGTAAATCCAAACGCTCAAACAAGCCGAAAAACTCTTCCTCATCGGAAATCGCTGATTTGCCGACTACTCCACCGGAGCCGGAGAACAAATCGAACTCTCACTCGAGCAGCGAGAGTTCCAGCCTCACCGCGGCAGCGGTAACGGAAGCAGTCTCAGAACCAACGCCACCAAACTCCAACTCAAAAATCAACACCGGTTTGGAAAACGATTCACTGGAACAACCAGGAGCAGGAGATTGCGGTATTTTCTCAGAGATTGCAACTTTCACAAGCTTGATCACTTCCTCCAACGACACATTGCCGTATGGATTCGGTAACGGTAACACTAACTGTAACGTTAACGGTTTCACTGATGCTTCGTCGTTTCACTGGCAACATCAAAAGGTGATGACTGTTACCGGCGATCAACCTCATCCACACGAAGATGCATTGAAGTTGTTACCGGAGAATCTCGGTACCGGTGGTGGCTCATCTGGATCGTTGATGGACCACGGTATTGATTTCTCTGGGCTGCAGAGCAAAACTAGCAACGGTGGATTTGGATCGTTGGATTGGCATGGTGCAGATCAAGGTTTGTTCGATCTTCCTAACACCGTTGATCATGGTTACTGGAATCACACTCAATGGCCTGATCAGGACCAGGATCAGGATCATTCCACTCTCTTTCATCTTCCCTGA